Proteins encoded by one window of Emticicia oligotrophica DSM 17448:
- the mazG gene encoding nucleoside triphosphate pyrophosphohydrolase — MSNKLPPIFPPQRMEKLLAFDRLLTIMDELREQCPWDKKQTMDSLRHLTIEETYELSDAILEKNLPEIKKELGDIMLHLVFYSKIASETGDFDVADVLHSVCDKLVSRHPHIYGDVKAETEEEVKRNWEQLKLKEGNKSVLGGVPTSLPALVKSMRIQEKARGVGFDWEEKSQVWAKVEEEMGEFKEMFDVETDQAIDKDKAEGEFGDLLFSLVNYARFININPETALERTNKKFIKRFQYLETKAKEANKNLKDMTLAEMDVFWEEAKKL, encoded by the coding sequence ACTTTTAGCATTTGATAGATTACTGACAATCATGGACGAACTTCGTGAGCAATGTCCGTGGGATAAAAAGCAAACAATGGATAGCCTTCGCCACCTGACAATCGAAGAAACCTATGAACTTTCAGATGCTATTTTGGAGAAGAATTTACCAGAAATAAAGAAAGAATTGGGCGATATTATGCTTCATTTGGTTTTTTATTCGAAAATTGCCTCTGAAACCGGAGATTTTGATGTGGCGGATGTGCTACATTCGGTTTGTGATAAATTGGTTTCGCGTCACCCACACATTTACGGTGATGTAAAAGCCGAAACCGAGGAAGAAGTAAAACGAAATTGGGAACAACTAAAACTAAAAGAAGGCAATAAATCGGTGTTAGGTGGAGTGCCAACTTCTTTACCAGCATTAGTAAAATCCATGAGAATTCAAGAAAAGGCTCGAGGCGTGGGTTTTGATTGGGAGGAGAAAAGTCAGGTTTGGGCAAAAGTTGAAGAAGAAATGGGCGAGTTTAAAGAAATGTTTGATGTTGAAACCGACCAAGCCATTGATAAAGATAAAGCGGAAGGTGAATTTGGTGATTTGCTTTTCTCGTTGGTAAATTATGCCCGATTTATTAATATTAACCCAGAAACGGCCCTCGAACGTACCAATAAGAAATTCATTAAGCGTTTTCAATATTTAGAAACAAAAGCCAAAGAAGCTAACAAAAACCTAAAAGATATGACTCTAGCCGAAATGGATGTATTTTGGGAAGAGGCAAAGAAGTTGTGA